A window of Phragmites australis chromosome 2, lpPhrAust1.1, whole genome shotgun sequence genomic DNA:
ACACGGAGGTGTACCTGCCGAGCACGATGGCCGGGCCCAGGGTCCTCACCGGGTTCATCGACCCTCCTGACACGGGCCTGCAAGCATGCATGCGCTCAGCAATGCAACGACATCGATTTGATTGGTACGTATATGGTGCACTTGCACTCTCTCAACAAACAAGAAGATAGTTTCAAAAATTGTTGTTAGTGTTTCTTATATAACATCGCTATGTTAATGATATATGGATTCAGGTCAAACATGTTATTATCATAATAGATAGTATATTAGGGATTTGGTAGTTATTTCATGATATATCATGGATTTatcctttcaaaaaaaagatAGTACCCAATGATGAGGCCGAGGGTGCCAACAGTAGCTCCAATGGCCAGCCCTGCCACCTTGTGATTCTGCATTCACAAATCGTCAGCCAAAAATTCAGACCCTGTTAGTCCTTGGCAAATCTCACTTGGATTAATTTAGAACAGTAATGAACGAGGACGCACGACTGAGCCTCTGGAGACGGTGGCGATGACGACCATGAGCACGGCGGAGCCGAGGAACTCCAGCAGGAACGGCAGCCTCGTGTGGCCGGCCATCGGGACCGTCCCGTAGAAGTGCTCCTCCCGCGGCTTCATGACGCCGTTCACCGACAGGCAGGCCAGCACCGAGCCTCCCAGCTGAACCATCACGTAGAGAGGCAGCTGCAAGCGCACGAGTTCAGGCAGTTGGCATAGAGCACAGTGCGGCACTGTGAAGCGTGCCTGAATCTAGAGTGGCGTCGAGGAGATCGCTCGATGGGCGTACCTTCGTCCAGGGAAAGTATCGGAAGACGGTGAAGGTGACGGTCACGGCGGGGTTGAAGTGGGCGGGGCCGAGCCAGGCGAGCACGAACGCCACGGTGAGCGCGACGACGAGGCACACCATGGGGAACGTCAGCGTGTGGTACATCTCCTGCATCAGCGCCGCCACGCCCGACCAGAACACCACCAGGAACGCCGCCGCGCCTTCCACTAGCAGCTGCTCGCTCCATCATCGATCAGTTCCATCGCGCACGGAGAATTACAAGAGATTAGAGTTTTAATGGGCACGGCGCTTTCTTTAATCAGATCAGCTTGAAAACTGCTGTAATAAATCTCAGCTCTGAGCTCGTTACTTTACAGATCACGTACCTCCCGTACGAGATGCCCGATGGCTAGACCTCTGCTGACATGATCGGCGGCCCGTTCCTGATCACGGCAAGGCTGCTCCAGATCCTGTCCATTCGCCGCGGCATCGTCGCCGGCGACGTCTTTCCCGACATGGTCCATTGTCATTTCCCCCGCTGCTGCTCCTTCTGCCCGCCCTCCAAGTTTAACCTTCTACGGTCAAGTACGGATTTCGAACAACGGTGCCAACTACTGCAAGAACAAACACACGCTCACACCCTTGGCGTGTCAAAAATGAAAGATCCGGAACCGGGCGAACTTGCAGTTGATAGCTCGTCGTTTTTGAGGGCTTTGTACTGTAAGTGAATCAAACTGAATCGTCCATGTGCATGCTTCAGTCGCTTTGCGTGCTCCCCCCGAATTCTTGATCCGTCCAACGAGAAGCGGTTAAGTTGGTTCAGGTCAACTGTGAATCTGTTATCGCTGATCTGATCACCACCTTAAGCTGTTCAGTGATCAGGCTGAGTATTAGCAAGAAGAACAGCCgtgtaaaaaataattaaccGCAGCAAGTTACTGGAACATGCTGCTGGGAAATATTCTGGTGTCATCTCTGAAAGAGCTCCGGCACTCTTCCCTGTGACGCCGTCCGGGTGTCGATTCTCCAGTGAAAACGCAGTGCGAATTGCTAGATTTATTCAGAAATGAGATGCGAAAcggattttttaaaataatattattttattagaaaattataaaaatattatctaaaatcagtaaaatgagtAAATAAGTACATGTCGGTACGCGAAGTACCGACTTAGGACCTTTCGATACTCCGCGTGCTGACAACCTACGTGGTAGTAGGCTCGTGAACCTGTTGACATGCAAATGCGGTCAAATAGGCATGTCGGCACTCCATGTGCCGACAGACCCCCGCGTACCTGCGGACATGTTGTCGACCGAGGGTACGAGCCTACAAACCTGCAACACGTGTGTCCTGACAAGTaaactttttgtttttgttttctttgggAAAAGAAACATTTTTAATGGGATGGTAAATAGCAGTGAAATACGTTTATAATATTGAAATGTTAAATTGTGCGAAGCACCGATGGGGCAAGGAACGACTCTAACAACGACAGTGTCATGTTCGGTACAATTTTCATACCATCATAGGCATATACTAATGACAAATctaacataccttagggaatTTTAAAAAACCACATACAGACTGTAGCAACGATATTGGTATGTACGataatgtctctcagggatgttactggttacaagaatgtttgtctatcctagagctttgggcttcttgttcttcggtgatctcagcttctgtgttTGTACTGAACCTCTGTCTTGTTTCTTAGCTCTGAGTGTTCGAATCCGGCCTCGAGAGAGAGTCTGGATTCGGGGTCTTGAGAGAATCAGAGAGAGTGTCCGCGTCCGccggctcctcttaaatactcgccgacAGTGGCGTGCCCCGGAAGGGATGGCACGAAtttcaaggcaccataaatggaaaagcaaccatcatgggctgctgcgcgaagtgacgggggggggggggggggttgaaaacgtgcccccgcccggtctcggttGTCATAAtggctgtcggtgtatcaggaaccgggggtccctgagtcccgaggccaggccagccatccaccacgtgtcgccatcccgcgaggtccctcctgcggggtgaggaaagttcaaagtcccgggagaaggtgctcggggccacagtccctggtccccgagcaccccagttccccgatgatccgcagagtctaagtaccgggaataaagtgctcggggaggtgcccggtcacccccgagcaccctagtcccccgacgatcagaagagctgagtgctcgggagagagtgctcggggctgcacgtggtagcccccgagcactcggtctcCCGAAAGacctgtgcaaaagtgctcgggagggagtgctcggggctgcacgtggcagcccccgagcactcggtttcccgaaggttcgtgcaagagtgctcgggagagggtgctcggggaggtgaacagtacccccgagcattcagtaccccgagggcaaggataggcattctcgggagagagtgctcggggaggtgaacagtacccccgagcactcggtgccccgacgactcagaaagacccccgaggcacccgccgatggggtgtcaatcagtcagaggtctgaggccgcattcaatgagcgtgcgtggcctgacatccccaactgctcccaccgcggtgtcagttcctgccatgttttggcagagaggcgtggggccattaattgcacgggtcccgtcccgtatcctccggtgtgtctcgggataacatcgccaggatcaaggcgttccatctgccgccctgctgtggcagaggaacaagacagggcgggcacgccgggttgctctacggcgcccgttgccagggcgtttatggtgacaggtgaccgagCGTGCGCCacgttttccacccccggtcacttcacccagaagaaatgatgacgacTTTTCCAGTCGCGGCGCCTcaaaacttgtgcccccctccttcccgttcggggcatgtctcggccggcgagtgcataaaagagccggcagcacagaagagAAGGATACATCCGAAAGGGGGCCCAAAAAACAAACCATCGAAAGAAAGACCCAACAAGCGAACAAGAGAACACATAAGcatcaagaaccgaaccatagaccaacccaaggcacagtccctgcccaagaacaaggagcctcaagctcttagttagacaaatattcttgtaaccagaaacatccttgagggatttcCTCAGGGCAGTTATTacattcatacaggagtagtgTATTACGcttccgtgcggcccgaacctgtctaaattccggtgcattattcttcttgcactaggtcttCATCCCCCACCACTGGCCGTTGCATTCACTTCCacctccatttatttctccgatgaacttattcaggatcatcccctcggccgaatctctaaaaaggggtctctcgggatccctgcgataggagttaatcctccgacagctggcgcgctaggtaggggggaacatccctgaatctgtttgtttgttttctcccacagaaaaaatggccggtggtcaccgcctccagtgttccggctccagttccagcgaggaaatacagcccctcgcacaggaggtcttagccgctgctgcgtcccagcagcagccgcaatctgcacgtgcggctttcccctcccaaggggaccaaggcgctgggcccagcagggccgctgtCGCCGCTGCCGGTGCAccttccgacccccagcaggtggtcgaaaccccggccgccaggtccgcctctggacagcgccgggcgcccctccggcgtaggctcgctttcagcgaggccggccacgggagcgcgctgcttgcggcgcacgctctcttcaggcatccgcctgtccaggcgactccgaaaaccccggaaggccgctggatccaagaagtcgccgccctggtcggcactgctcgccgccaggtgctggccgagaattctcgcgccaccacccagcgtggcgccacccgaaccggcccatcaacgggcaacgttcgcataggccgaggggcctccaggcggagcgccacccccctggacgcgtccgaagcccaggacctccgcttgcgcctcaacgagcggaggggccacgaagatccgcgcgtcaccctcgagcgccagcgggagacccggcaggaggccgaggctgaggaccaagcttcctcttttccggcccaCGACCGCGAGGATTCCTCAGCTCGCCGGCGTTCTCCGCCAAGGAGCGCTgcccgcgccacggggtacggcaccggttgtcGTGCCTTCACTACTGAGCTCCGTCAGGtaaaatggccctccaagttccgccctgagctgccggagaagtacgacgggtccatcgaccccgtcgagttcctccaaatctacactacggccgtccaggcggccggaggcagtgaaaaggtgatggcaaattatttccatgttgccttgaggggctccgcccgctcttggctcatgaacttacccccaggatctattagctcctgggatgacctctgccaccagtttgtggctaattttcagggcacgttcacgcgccccggcttggagtgcgacctccatgccgtcaagcagcaggagggggagacgctgtggCGCTTTAtccagcgcttcagccaggtccgcaacaccatcccgcggatagcccctcACGttgtcatcatcgccttccggcaggacgttcgcgatgagcggatgctcgaaaagctaggtacgcatgaaatcgagaccactgcggaactcttcgcactggccgacaagtgcgccaaggcggcggatgcccgggcgtggcatgctccgcacCCCGagtgccccgccgccgaccagccaagtttttcccgctctgacaggagggaaaagaaaaagagaagaaagcgcgaggccgctcctgtcgagccggcccagggccccgtcCATAGGCCGGCTCAAGAGCCCgaccaagagcccgaccgccggcaagaacgccgggcggccgccgacagatggcctgcgcccgcgagggcctcggctagggcccctcctagggctccagctcccgcaagggccccggcacctgcaagggcgccagctccagcaagagccccggctcccgcccgggctcctgctccagcgagggcctccgctcccgcggggcccgagccaggcaaatggtgccccatacaccagaccagatggcacgatctcacggagtgtcgtacggtcaaaggcctcgtcgagcagcgccagcgggagcgcgacgagtcccgcgggggaggcgatgctgaggccgcccccggcaacaccgagctcggcttccaggaacccgagcataccatcgccttcatcgacggaggcgcctacacgccttcctcgcggcgtggcatcaag
This region includes:
- the LOC133909772 gene encoding aquaporin NIP4-1-like translates to MTMDHVGKDVAGDDAAANGQDLEQPCRDQERAADHVSRGLAIGHLVRELLVEGAAAFLVVFWSGVAALMQEMYHTLTFPMVCLVVALTVAFVLAWLGPAHFNPAVTVTFTVFRYFPWTKLPLYVMVQLGGSVLACLSVNGVMKPREEHFYGTVPMAGHTRLPFLLEFLGSAVLMVVIATVSRGSVNHKVAGLAIGATVGTLGLIIGPVSGGSMNPVRTLGPAIVLGRYTSVWIYLVAPVSGMLLGALCNRAVRRSDSTLAFLCGGEFEAVAPRTRSALTLTLTPRAAGAAVASQNY